The Lycium barbarum isolate Lr01 chromosome 4, ASM1917538v2, whole genome shotgun sequence nucleotide sequence acaagaatatgtttctcacatcccaagactttgcttacaacatcaaaatactccaaGAGGTATTTTGTGGAGATACCGGCCAAAGGCAAAAAAAACTAAGGAGAAAGTTCTTTGAAATGAAATGTGTAGCATTTGACAGAGATGCCATCGATATCCATTTTCAGAAGATGGCTAAAATGTTCTTTGCGTTAGACGGAGAAGCTAGTCTCAAGcaagcctttgtttcatcacttccGAAGATGTTAGCAAGCCAGACCATGACGATCGTTGAGGAGAAGTTTCAATCAATAACGATCCCACCAATCGGCTACATCAGGCAAGCCATATTTCTAGCGTTGGATGATATCTGCACAAAGAGATCTGTTTTGAAGCAGATCATACGAAACAATCCAGCCCTTGATAAAGCTTGCGAAAAGTCTGACCTAATTACTTGGTCAAGCTATTCGTGCCATGTCCCCAGACGAAAAGGAAGGTTCAAGCGATTCAAATGGCCAAGGCCTTCACGAGAAGGATCCCAGTTCAGGAGGCGCATGAAATATTTCAGGAGGAAGAGCCCAGGCAAGTCCTGAAAAAATGATAGatgcttcatctgcaacaagattgggcattatgcaaaacattgtccccaatccagaagatcgatcaagcttcttactgaaatagaggactacactggTATCCATCTAGATGAAGATGGCGATCTTGAATCTGTACTCTCATTAGAGGAAGAACCCACAGAGAAGACCCTCTTTTCCATAGATGTGTACGAAGAATATGGCGATGAATATTACGAGATTTCAGAACCAGagggaaaggctcaagaagatatcaaCGGCATCATGGTGATCCCGTAGGTCCAGCTTAAAGTttatccatccaaatgggataaaccaatccaggttattgcCTTCATGGACACTAGAGCGGCATGTTCATTGATGAACCCAGTCGTCCTTCCTGAGGAtcaatggattccacatttcaaagatttcaacagTGTTGGGACTGGAGTCCTAACCACCACAATCATCACAAAGCATCCAATCACAATTGAATTCTTCCCAGGGTTGAAGTTTCGAACAAAGCTGATTGGATAAGATGTACCAGGAAAAGATCTCATTGTCGGATTTGACATCTTCAGCCAACTTAAAGAtcagctccagatcaaagcccatggaataacgttcaagaaacaattcaagccCTATACAGATGTTTTACGATTATTCCAAATAACTGATGCTGAACAGATTAAGGAGATAGAAAAGCAGTTGGTGGAGCATTCATGTGCGGATTCTCACAAGGAGTTTATGGGAAAATGCAAAAAGCCTCTATGGCTAAATGAGGAGTTTTTCATTAAACTCCCCTTCAAGAAGAATGAAACCATTAATCCAACGAAGGCAAGTCACTCTGGCATGAATCCGGATCATCTTCAGCTTGCGAAAAGAGAATGCGAAGAGCTCTTGGAGTTTGGACTTATCGAGCCCTCTAATTCACAATGGGCATGCGAGGCGTTCTATGTCAATAAG carries:
- the LOC132637517 gene encoding uncharacterized protein LOC132637517 produces the protein MKCVAFDRDAIDIHFQKMAKMFFALDGEASLKQAFVSSLPKMLASQTMTIVEEKFQSITIPPIGYIRQAIFLALDDICTKRSVLKQIIRNNPALDKACEKSDLITWSSYSCHVPRRKGRFKRFKWPRPSREGSQFRRRMKYFRRKSPEDYTGIHLDEDGDLESVLSLEEEPTEKTLFSIDVYEEYGDEYYEISEPEGKAQEDINGIMIKEIEKQLVEHSCADSHKEFMGKCKKPLWLNEEFFIKLPFKKNETINPTKASHSGMNPDHLQLAKRECEELLEFGLIEPSNSQWACEAFYVNKRAEQTRAKVFMLHRPIKIIDGKVYSQTDISLWWEFPVSVLSLEDEYNE